The nucleotide window AATATCACCAattattttgaaagagaaaaaaaaagccTTTTTTCTCTAGGTCTTTATCGACATGTCTTATTCTGTCCCAAAAGCAACTAGGGAAACCACTATGGTATTTTTTTGGCTCCCTTTCAGTATAGTCATGGAGATGGAGTGCTCAACATTTCCATTCAGGTAATAGTCAAAAGAGTAACAGCTTGTGCCACTTGATGAGTATGACCCTTAATAATCAGTGTTCGCAATTTTTATGCGTATCATAGAGCTATAATCGACTCTCTTAGTTAAGAATTCTGGAAGAGGATAATTTGTACCTACAACTGACACGAAAGtggaaaataatataatcataagCAGTTTTGATTGATTACAAACGTAAGGTACAATGCTACTATAACAACAACTACTTCTTAGTGTCAAATAAGATGGGGTCTAGTTGGTTATATGAACACTGACCAATTAGGTATCATAAATGACAGTAAATAGATAAATATGGATATCTTACGAAGTACTACACAATTTATTTAGAGtaatagaataaataattaagctaTTGGTCTGGTTGAGAGATTTCAGCTGATTTATGTTGCAACCTAGTGATAACTTCATGTCCAAACAAATTATTTCTGAGATTCCTCAGGGATTTCTTggttatgaaaaaaatgaacaaattttGCACTTCTGTTCTAATGCAGTTTCTTTCATTTACATCTCCAGGAGTTGATTTTGTGTGcctctatatatatttatagatGGAAATTACATttatgtatatacaattttccaaaattttaacttcttttcTAGCTTCTTTATACTAGTGGCATGATTGGCTGCAATTGTGTTTTGATTAACTGTTATAGAGAAAGATATGATTTCCAATGAACAGTGTCATAGTATTGCTTTGATACTCTTGAACTGCAACATTTACATTCAGAATATACTATGTTATGTACTTGCAAAAAAAGAATCAGGATCCATGACATCTGAGGTGAAGTCATTCAAGGATCTTGAATGACTAGAATTGTAAGGTCACATTTCCATCTTCAGGTCATGTCCAGCTTCAGCGAAACCTGCACAGTGAtcatttttttaacttcaataCTTGAACAAAAGCCTACTGCGATTATTCTCGTGTTAAATTTCAGATTAGTGATAGATAGGGGCCATAGGTCCCTCCAAGTATGGACAAAGGTTCAAATTTCAGTATAGGTAGAAAGAACACTAAGTGATTTCTTTCAATATGCGTACGGCTTGTTGGGTAGTAATTACCCAATACGTGGGTGATAGTAGTTGGTGGATACTCGTGGAATAGTTGAAGAGCACACTAATTGCCCAGACACAACtgttatagaaaaaaaaaaaagaaggaaaaataggGCCCTCCAAAGACTCGAAATCTTAATAATGTAGTTGAATAATATCTGTTCATTTTTGTTGGATGGTTAGTACCTGCCTATCAATCAACTACTTTGGGGAATTTTTCGCCGTGCAAAAGTAACACAGTTTTGATCATTTAAGGTGGAAGACAGAAATAAAGGGAAGATACCTAATCAGCAACCTTTTTCAACAGGAGTTTAAATCAAAGAGGACCCAACTATTCTCGAAGCAATATGATAGGTTCTGGGTCTCTAACATGGAAAGTAACACCCAccttaattgattttttatcttctttttggtGAAGCATCATAGACAGGATAGAAATATTGACTAGACATGTCACTTGTGCATACCTGTACACGGATGGGGAAAAAACTGTGCTGATCTTCCTTGTTGAAGCTCCATTGCATACATGTTATCTAAATCAGTGTCCCAAGTTTGAAAGCTCTGAACTTGCTGTATGTCGAATGAAACTTTTGTTTAGcaaattgaaagagaaaaaaaaggaaattaactGTTTATTGACTAAGATTGGTTCAATTAATTACATTGATACTGGATGAGTCAAGAAACATTTCAGGAATTGGTACAGGAGCACTAGTGGTTCTACGTAGTGCCATTTCGTTTAGATTTAGAATATCCATTTCTAATCCAGAACTTGACATTATTTGCTGCAATGAATTGAACTGGCGTTGGGCCATATTAAGCATTTCAGATGATGTTCCAGCTCCCACTGTGGAAAAGGTAGATGTGCTAGTTGCAAATATCTGGAGAAATAAATGTGAAGTAAGAACATAATTTTATTCTGAAGAACGAAATAATTTCTTGATATGATGTTCCCTTACATCTTTGTTGAAGAAATTGTCTACGTCGATATCAAGTCTTGGATTAACAGCAGCTAGTTTCATGGATAGGAACTGTCATGATAATGAATCGTCAAATATAGAATCTCAATCATAATTTTTCTAGCAACAACATCAAATACATAAAGGACTattgttttttgatttttttttttacctctaCTTGTCTTTGGAGAGATTGGACGTAGTTGATTATTTCATCTAGCATTCCTGCTTTCCCTGTTATCTTGTTACAACCTGGTACTAAATCTTGCAGAAATCTCATTCTCTCACTTATCTTTTCCCTTCTTACCtgccaaaaatatgaattaactTGCTGGTTAAGTTGTTCGTTAGAGTAAAATATTACTGATGATTAGTAAAAAACACTTTGACCGAATTTGCAACTCACTCTTTCAGCCAAACTGTGGCTATCAGTGGCTTGACCTCGACGTGCTCTGACATGTATATAGTCGAGCTTTTTATCATCGGTAATTTTGGACTTCTCCTTTGAAGTATCAGAATTTTCCTTACTGTTGCTACTGTTATTGGCGCTCCTTTTGTTGCTTTTTTTCTCTGTTGTTACCTTGGAAGAATCATCCCCCTCTTCGATGCATTCTTTCAATTTCTTGTCTTTGGTTTCCTCTTCTGCAACCTCCTGAAAAATGTCCACCAATGATAGCTTACAGGACTGTTGAATTTTGTGAACAACTGGAACAAACGATAAATCTAATTGCATATTTTTAATTAcgtaattatattatatatcaaCACGTGAGATGTGGATCTGATTCTTTATATGAAAGTaggttttttctttttgggtgGATGTGTTGACTATTCTAATATCTTAGTTGAGTAGTGTGACTATCTATCTATCTAAAAAACTCTCTTTGAATAAGCAGGCGTTTAATTACTTAACTATATTATGCCTCAACCACACCGAAATGCAGGGCTTAAACATAGGCAGGATAGAGAAACAGTTTCAGTTGGAGTTGAACATACCTTGAGATGTTGATTCTTATCTGCTTTCCTTTTCTTGAAGTTCTCACTGCCTCTGTTAGAACGCAGTATAGTCTCTTTGGGTTTAATAGCAGAAACAGCATTGTCCGCCATGGTAGGCGGGCAACTTGTAGTTCTTGAAATAGCATAATTCATTTCAGTTGGGTGTGACATTCCTCCGTGTCCAACTCCAACTGGAACATAACCAAAACCATTAGTATCAGTGGTCCCAAAATCACCCCAATTGTTCTCCATACAGGGATCTGGCTTAATTGCCCGAGTCACAAGCTCATTAAGACTCTGATCATTTACATTGATCAGCCCATGAAATTGTTGAGCTTCAGACGTTTGATGAAAAGAACTCATCAGTTGATCATTTTGTCCATTAAAATAACTCATCTCTTGTTGCTGCACCTGTTCTTGATGCCATTTCATTCTAGCTCGTTGTCGTTCAAGCACGCTGCTTCCATTTCCTCCATTGCTGGTGGTGTTGTTATGTAGCATTTCTGGTAATGCAATATTCATCAATAATAGAGATCCTTTTTTCAGAAagagttgagagaagaaaaagcTGCTACTTGTCCTTTGTTTTACTTTGCGGAAAGTAACAAAGGCGATTCAAAATTGtagtagaaaaaaatattaggtaGCTTCCTAACGCGTTCCTTGTTTTTTACGTCCTCTTGAACCAACTCCCTCTTTATTTCTCTTCTAGTACTATTTAGAATAGAAGAAATTGTGTTCTTCTATCTTCCTTTTTCTGTTATTGTGTGTGAGAGAAAGAATAGAGTAGAATGCGTGAAGCTTAGAGGTA belongs to Solanum stenotomum isolate F172 chromosome 1, ASM1918654v1, whole genome shotgun sequence and includes:
- the LOC125867436 gene encoding transcription factor HBI1-like, whose amino-acid sequence is MNIALPEMLHNNTTSNGGNGSSVLERQRARMKWHQEQVQQQEMSYFNGQNDQLMSSFHQTSEAQQFHGLINVNDQSLNELVTRAIKPDPCMENNWGDFGTTDTNGFGYVPVGVGHGGMSHPTEMNYAISRTTSCPPTMADNAVSAIKPKETILRSNRGSENFKKRKADKNQHLKEVAEEETKDKKLKECIEEGDDSSKVTTEKKSNKRSANNSSNSKENSDTSKEKSKITDDKKLDYIHVRARRGQATDSHSLAERVRREKISERMRFLQDLVPGCNKITGKAGMLDEIINYVQSLQRQVEFLSMKLAAVNPRLDIDVDNFFNKDIFATSTSTFSTVGAGTSSEMLNMAQRQFNSLQQIMSSSGLEMDILNLNEMALRRTTSAPVPIPEMFLDSSSINQVQSFQTWDTDLDNMYAMELQQGRSAQFFPHPCTGFAEAGHDLKMEM